One stretch of Candidatus Anaeroferrophillus wilburensis DNA includes these proteins:
- a CDS encoding DUF128 domain-containing protein: MDSKIKKKHLAILRILKKVDSPISSAVITEELINMGLDISERTVRLYLQQLDRAGFTRNFGKRGRLISEAGLNELASSQIMDRVGFLSAKIDQMTYRMNFDLDNRSGTVVINFTMVKPADLLVCADEIKQVFAQGYAMGQFLTLLAPGERLGEIIVPPGLVGVGTVCSITLNGVLLKYGIPTTSRFGGLLELKNRKATRFVEIITYDGTSIDPLEVFIRSGMTNYRGAITSGNGRIGASFREFPAGSRELVDNLAKRLAKAGLGGFMSLGRPGLPLFEIPVSQGRFGAVVIGGLNPVSILEETGHRVFSRALAGLMEFDRLFHFEELTDRLQAMKTG; this comes from the coding sequence ATGGACAGTAAAATAAAAAAGAAGCATTTGGCAATTTTGCGGATTCTGAAGAAAGTCGACAGCCCCATCAGCAGCGCCGTAATCACCGAAGAGCTGATCAACATGGGCCTTGACATCAGCGAACGCACGGTGAGGCTCTACCTGCAGCAGCTTGACCGGGCAGGCTTCACCCGCAATTTTGGTAAACGGGGACGGTTAATCAGCGAAGCAGGTCTCAACGAACTGGCTTCATCGCAGATCATGGATCGGGTGGGGTTTCTGTCGGCAAAAATTGACCAGATGACCTACCGGATGAATTTTGATCTCGACAACCGCAGCGGTACGGTGGTGATCAATTTTACCATGGTTAAACCGGCAGACCTGCTGGTGTGCGCCGATGAAATCAAGCAGGTCTTTGCCCAGGGTTATGCCATGGGGCAATTTCTCACTCTGCTGGCCCCGGGAGAACGACTCGGCGAAATTATTGTCCCCCCTGGCTTGGTTGGGGTCGGCACTGTCTGCTCCATAACGCTGAACGGGGTATTGCTCAAGTATGGCATTCCCACCACCTCCCGCTTCGGCGGCTTACTGGAGCTCAAAAACCGGAAAGCCACCCGCTTTGTTGAAATCATCACCTACGACGGCACCAGCATCGACCCGCTGGAGGTTTTTATCCGCAGCGGCATGACCAATTACCGGGGGGCCATCACCAGCGGCAACGGCCGCATCGGCGCCAGCTTTCGCGAATTCCCCGCCGGCAGCCGGGAGTTGGTGGACAACCTGGCCAAAAGGCTGGCCAAAGCAGGACTCGGGGGATTTATGAGTCTCGGCCGTCCCGGCCTGCCCCTTTTTGAAATTCCGGTGAGCCAGGGCAGGTTCGGCGCCGTGGTCATTGGCGGACTCAACCCGGTTTCCATCCTTGAAGAAACCGGGCACCGGGTGTTTTCCCGCGCGCTGGCGGGCCTGATGGAATTTGACCGGCTGTTTCACTTTGAAGAATTGACCGATCGCCTGCAAGCCATGAAGACCGGGTAA
- a CDS encoding glutamate synthase, translating to MCRLSAIIADEYFSPMENIMALETMKEGHDGSGLGLILRNLGGAFEELKENPILSGICSKDSIPVLDEHMVKLGFKTKHLWTPKITLKKGMAIKKRDFYFARAYEYPDWAQDADRQTKESLLLKTRLELRNMGIADDSMYIFSFWPDLITLKEVGDPLEVGEFFGLDTKPLLAKTILAQGRQNTNYAINLYACHPFFLQGSGTMTNGENTAFIPIREFLTGRGFPGYVGYRSDSEVFAHILHYMRHELGLPLKYYKDVITPLFDQEMDERTDRQAIQLLKRVLRPLTIDGPNCVIGIDQDGTIFMAQDAKKLRPGAVGGVPGKFALMSEVCGLDAAIPQRDTSKDVFPMKYDMVMIAEDAKEIQVWNQKHGSMSTVSYQ from the coding sequence ATGTGCCGGCTGAGCGCCATCATTGCAGATGAGTATTTTTCCCCCATGGAAAATATCATGGCCCTGGAAACCATGAAAGAGGGACATGACGGCTCCGGACTGGGGCTGATTCTCCGCAACCTGGGCGGAGCATTCGAAGAACTGAAAGAGAACCCCATTCTCTCGGGCATCTGCTCAAAAGATTCGATCCCGGTACTGGATGAGCACATGGTCAAGCTGGGGTTCAAAACCAAGCATCTGTGGACGCCAAAAATAACCTTGAAAAAGGGAATGGCCATCAAAAAGCGCGATTTCTATTTTGCCCGCGCCTATGAATACCCCGACTGGGCCCAGGATGCCGACCGGCAGACCAAAGAGAGTCTGCTGCTGAAAACCAGGCTGGAACTGCGCAACATGGGGATTGCCGATGACAGCATGTACATCTTTTCCTTCTGGCCCGACCTCATTACCCTGAAGGAGGTGGGGGATCCCTTGGAGGTAGGCGAATTTTTCGGTCTGGATACCAAACCGCTGCTGGCCAAGACAATCCTGGCCCAGGGGCGGCAGAATACCAATTACGCCATCAACCTCTACGCCTGTCATCCCTTTTTCCTCCAGGGAAGCGGCACGATGACCAACGGCGAGAATACCGCGTTCATCCCCATCCGCGAATTCTTGACTGGCCGGGGTTTTCCCGGCTACGTCGGCTATCGCAGCGACAGCGAGGTTTTCGCCCACATCCTCCATTACATGCGCCATGAATTGGGGCTGCCATTGAAATATTACAAGGATGTCATTACCCCGCTCTTCGATCAGGAGATGGATGAACGCACCGACCGCCAGGCGATTCAACTGCTGAAGCGGGTTTTGCGGCCTTTGACGATTGACGGCCCCAACTGCGTCATCGGCATCGACCAGGATGGCACCATCTTCATGGCCCAGGATGCCAAGAAACTCCGCCCCGGGGCGGTGGGCGGCGTGCCGGGCAAGTTTGCCCTGATGTCGGAAGTCTGCGGCCTGGATGCCGCGATTCCCCAAAGGGATACCAGCAAAGATGTGTTCCCGATGAAATATGACATGGTGATGATTGCTGAAGATGCAAAGGAGATACAGGTATGGAATCAAAAACACGGCTCGATGTCAACGGTCAGCTATCAGTAA
- a CDS encoding 4Fe-4S binding protein: protein MESKTRLDVNGQLSVKDLPYIIHWSPEKCTRCGKCTSVCPNSAIEPGVFVRHLVTSEGPLPMPATVRTTYHGIKQITDIERYCVGCGMCALVCPNDAIYPEYNPANKFLINKNHGGIPFKRGGRRNDPGKSTLDKIKFTRISMLTDPALDAGRHEFYIRTLLGRNLSPDQLPLTVKDGGLLLDETAYIPPVREIFPIRIGGMSFGALSPNMWEGLAMGVAYLNEVENIPVVMCTGEGGMPPRLLKSRFLKYFILQIASGYFGWDEIIHAIPHMKEDPAAIEIKYGQGAKPGDGGLLMAFKVLDLIAKVRGVPMQVDLASPPTHQTKYSIEEAVAKMVTAMSMAFGFRVPVYPKISGTKTALAVLNNLARNPFAAALTIDGEDGGTGAAYNVSMDKMGHPIASNLRECYLNLVRIGKQNELPLFAAGGVGKTGNLAANAAALIMLGASGVDCGKYVMQAAAGCLGDEQNRCNLCNIGRCPKGITTQNPRLYRRLDPDLVAERLVDAFKAADSELKKIFAPMGRSTQLPIGMSDGLSIDDKAIAEQLQIDYAC, encoded by the coding sequence ATGGAATCAAAAACACGGCTCGATGTCAACGGTCAGCTATCAGTAAAAGACCTGCCGTATATCATTCACTGGAGCCCTGAGAAATGTACCCGGTGCGGCAAGTGCACCTCGGTCTGCCCCAACAGCGCCATTGAACCGGGGGTGTTTGTCCGCCACCTGGTTACCTCCGAGGGCCCCCTGCCGATGCCGGCAACGGTGCGGACGACCTATCATGGGATCAAGCAGATTACTGACATTGAGCGCTACTGCGTCGGCTGCGGCATGTGCGCCCTGGTCTGCCCCAATGACGCCATCTATCCCGAGTACAACCCGGCCAACAAATTCCTGATCAATAAAAATCACGGCGGCATACCCTTCAAGCGGGGTGGCCGTCGTAATGATCCGGGGAAATCGACGCTCGATAAAATCAAATTCACCCGCATTTCCATGCTGACCGACCCGGCGTTGGATGCCGGCCGCCACGAGTTTTACATCAGGACCCTGCTGGGACGCAATCTCTCTCCCGATCAGCTACCCCTGACCGTCAAAGATGGGGGCCTGTTACTGGATGAGACAGCCTATATACCGCCGGTACGGGAAATCTTTCCGATCCGCATCGGCGGCATGTCTTTCGGCGCCCTGTCACCCAACATGTGGGAAGGACTGGCCATGGGGGTTGCCTACCTCAATGAAGTGGAAAATATCCCGGTGGTCATGTGTACCGGCGAAGGCGGCATGCCGCCCCGGCTGCTCAAATCACGTTTCCTGAAATACTTCATTCTCCAGATTGCCTCCGGTTACTTCGGCTGGGATGAAATCATTCACGCCATCCCGCATATGAAGGAAGATCCGGCGGCCATTGAAATAAAGTACGGCCAGGGGGCCAAGCCGGGAGACGGCGGTCTGCTGATGGCCTTTAAAGTTCTTGACCTGATTGCCAAAGTGCGGGGCGTCCCGATGCAGGTGGATCTGGCCTCACCGCCCACCCACCAGACCAAATACTCCATCGAAGAGGCAGTGGCCAAAATGGTGACTGCCATGTCCATGGCTTTCGGCTTCCGGGTGCCGGTCTACCCGAAAATTTCAGGCACCAAAACTGCCCTGGCGGTGCTCAACAACTTGGCCCGTAATCCCTTCGCCGCCGCCCTGACCATTGATGGTGAAGATGGCGGCACCGGCGCAGCCTATAACGTTTCCATGGATAAGATGGGGCATCCCATCGCTTCCAACCTGCGGGAATGTTATCTAAACCTGGTGAGAATCGGCAAGCAGAACGAGCTGCCCCTGTTCGCTGCCGGCGGGGTCGGCAAGACAGGCAACCTGGCGGCCAACGCTGCTGCGCTGATCATGCTCGGCGCGTCAGGAGTGGATTGCGGCAAGTATGTGATGCAGGCTGCCGCCGGCTGTCTGGGAGACGAACAGAACCGCTGCAACCTCTGCAACATCGGCCGCTGCCCGAAAGGAATCACCACCCAGAACCCCCGGCTCTACCGCCGGCTTGATCCTGATCTGGTGGCTGAACGGCTGGTAGATGCTTTCAAGGCGGCCGACAGCGAACTGAAGAAGATCTTCGCACCCATGGGCCGTAGCACCCAGCTGCCAATCGGCATGTCCGACGGCTTGAGCATCGATGATAAAGCTATTGCCGAACAGCTGCAGATTGATTATGCCTGTTAA
- a CDS encoding FAD-dependent oxidoreductase — protein MHTIQGLIDGKRVPSKELEETIQRAIHNGYRQLEIVADGQHGIGGRIWPSPDKTSISVTGTSGQRLAGMGMLGTDIVVHGSCSDDVGWLNCGATITVLGDVANGAHNAGAQGILYVQGGGGARCDTMTKFNPRFEPLQSWYFRDVGDSFAEFKAGGIAVVCGVNPRHADNILGYRPCVGMVGGTIYFRGPTTGHSSSDVKIAPLTDADWQWLTTQMKPYLKAIDRLSYLEELSHRNEWQKIVALSPLERGDLDKKRLPMDQFRLQTWEQEVGQGGIVGDLLDVERTIIPYIVSGDDRRQFPSWDNGRFLAPCAYSCPTEIPTHERTHLLREGKTQEALDLILQYSPFPGTVCGQVCPNPCMDACTRGVLLKEPVDIALLGSLSLQTNAPEKATARAEKVAVIGGGPGGIAAAWHLLLAGVQVSLYEREEALGGKIYQCIPEDRLPREILHHELERFCTLGPDIHVNTKVDRKTFEQFCRQYDAVVLATGAHAPRVIPFPGYEDVIPGIVFLKGINARTPMNLEGKRVVVIGAGNVGMDIAVEAYNQRAASVIAVDIQEPASFGKEQQMAKALGTQILFPKFTDRYSKADNKLYFKDGSDLDADVVMISIGETPELEYLPEGVELFKGYVKADSLCRTTIDRLYAIGDVAKPGLITHALGNGLQAARTILADFDSRPAAARSDEMVNYDTICPQYYEKERLPQPKDGDTEALKCMSCGLCRDCGICEQTCYWGAISRQETEDGGYEYVVDDNLCIGCGFCAAVCPCGIWQMNMVEDHNF, from the coding sequence ATGCATACCATTCAAGGACTGATTGACGGCAAACGGGTTCCCTCCAAGGAACTGGAAGAGACTATTCAACGGGCAATTCACAACGGCTATCGCCAGCTGGAAATTGTTGCTGACGGCCAGCATGGCATTGGTGGCCGCATCTGGCCTTCACCAGACAAAACATCCATTAGTGTCACAGGGACGTCTGGCCAGCGGTTGGCGGGCATGGGAATGCTGGGCACCGACATTGTCGTCCACGGGTCCTGTTCCGATGATGTGGGCTGGCTCAACTGCGGCGCCACGATTACGGTTCTCGGAGATGTTGCTAATGGAGCTCATAACGCCGGCGCCCAGGGCATTCTCTATGTCCAGGGAGGGGGCGGCGCCCGCTGCGACACCATGACCAAGTTCAATCCCCGCTTTGAGCCGCTTCAGTCATGGTATTTCCGCGATGTGGGCGACTCCTTTGCTGAATTCAAGGCCGGCGGCATTGCGGTGGTCTGCGGGGTCAACCCCCGGCATGCCGACAACATCCTCGGCTACCGCCCCTGCGTCGGCATGGTGGGCGGCACCATCTATTTCCGCGGGCCGACAACCGGCCATAGCAGCAGTGATGTCAAGATTGCACCCTTGACCGATGCCGATTGGCAGTGGCTGACCACCCAGATGAAGCCATACCTCAAGGCTATCGACCGCCTGTCATACCTTGAGGAGTTGAGTCACCGCAATGAATGGCAGAAAATTGTCGCCTTGTCACCCCTGGAACGGGGCGATCTGGACAAAAAGCGGCTGCCGATGGATCAGTTCCGCCTGCAGACCTGGGAACAGGAGGTGGGTCAGGGGGGCATTGTCGGTGACCTGCTTGACGTTGAACGGACCATCATCCCCTATATCGTCAGCGGTGATGACCGGCGGCAGTTCCCCAGTTGGGACAATGGCCGGTTTCTGGCCCCCTGCGCCTATAGCTGCCCGACGGAAATTCCCACCCATGAGCGCACCCATCTGCTGCGAGAGGGCAAAACCCAGGAAGCTCTTGATCTGATTCTCCAGTACTCACCCTTTCCCGGGACGGTCTGCGGCCAGGTCTGCCCCAACCCCTGCATGGATGCCTGTACCCGCGGTGTTCTTTTGAAGGAACCGGTGGATATCGCCCTCTTGGGCAGCCTCAGCCTGCAGACCAATGCCCCGGAAAAGGCAACTGCCCGGGCGGAAAAGGTTGCGGTAATCGGTGGCGGTCCCGGCGGCATTGCTGCCGCCTGGCACCTGCTGCTGGCCGGGGTTCAGGTTTCGCTGTACGAGCGTGAGGAAGCATTGGGGGGCAAGATCTATCAGTGCATCCCTGAAGATCGCCTGCCGCGGGAGATCCTCCACCATGAACTGGAACGATTTTGCACCCTTGGACCTGACATCCATGTCAACACCAAGGTCGACCGAAAAACCTTTGAGCAGTTTTGCCGGCAGTATGATGCCGTTGTCCTGGCCACCGGGGCCCATGCGCCGCGGGTCATTCCCTTCCCCGGGTATGAAGATGTTATTCCGGGAATTGTTTTTCTCAAGGGAATCAATGCCCGTACCCCCATGAACCTTGAAGGGAAACGGGTGGTTGTTATCGGCGCCGGCAACGTGGGAATGGATATCGCGGTCGAAGCCTACAACCAGAGAGCTGCCTCCGTAATCGCCGTCGACATCCAGGAGCCCGCCAGCTTCGGCAAGGAACAGCAGATGGCCAAAGCGCTGGGAACCCAGATACTCTTTCCCAAATTTACCGATCGTTACAGCAAAGCCGATAACAAGCTCTACTTCAAAGACGGCAGTGATTTGGATGCCGACGTGGTCATGATCTCCATCGGTGAAACTCCGGAACTGGAATACCTGCCTGAGGGGGTGGAACTTTTCAAAGGCTACGTCAAAGCCGATTCCCTCTGCCGCACCACTATTGACCGGCTCTATGCCATCGGTGATGTGGCCAAGCCGGGACTCATTACCCACGCCCTCGGCAACGGCCTGCAGGCGGCCAGGACTATTTTGGCTGATTTCGACAGCCGGCCGGCGGCCGCCAGAAGCGATGAGATGGTCAACTACGATACTATCTGTCCGCAATACTACGAGAAGGAGCGGCTGCCCCAACCCAAGGATGGCGATACGGAAGCCCTGAAATGCATGTCCTGCGGACTCTGCCGGGACTGCGGGATCTGTGAGCAGACCTGTTACTGGGGAGCCATCTCCCGTCAGGAAACGGAAGATGGCGGCTATGAATATGTGGTAGATGACAACCTCTGCATTGGCTGTGGTTTTTGCGCAGCCGTCTGCCCATGTGGCATCTGGCAGATGAATATGGTTGAGGATCATAATTTTTAG
- a CDS encoding sigma-54-dependent Fis family transcriptional regulator, with protein MLPRVILGIKNRKAERYLEAHLDKAGVQTKAYGQLQKPWRKLVDGCGDILVINESLIPPPLESSLALLNNLPERPITVILSDSDSSEESASLIAAGADVVLYAGISVNSLREAIESILESRRQFNLDDRYDRQGRIKPKISDFFSKSQEMQFFMAEVQQIIPSDSALLILGETGVGKEHLAKVIHAESQRSAGPFITVNTAAVPDQLLESELFGHERGAFTGAVRSRRGAFELAHQGTIFLDEIGDMPLHMQAKLLRVLQDFEVTPVGGEKPLWVDVRIIAATNRDLEKEVAQGNFRSDLYYRLNVVTLTIPPLRQRKNDIPFMAEAFVRSLLKKVGRGPQEISEEAMKALCSYDWPGNVRELMNVLERAMLLGKGREITTRDLPSIFHGTPQISGKILLSDNGDPSAWDGLTLPQVQADILSQVERLYLEMVLKKSSGRIGEAARMAGIHPRSLYNKMKMLGLKKEYFKK; from the coding sequence ATGCTCCCGCGTGTCATATTGGGAATAAAAAACCGGAAGGCCGAAAGGTATCTTGAAGCACATCTTGATAAAGCCGGTGTGCAGACCAAAGCCTATGGCCAGTTGCAAAAACCCTGGCGCAAACTGGTTGATGGCTGCGGCGATATTCTGGTTATCAATGAATCTCTGATACCGCCGCCTTTGGAATCAAGTCTTGCATTGCTCAACAATCTGCCGGAAAGGCCGATTACCGTCATTCTCAGTGATAGTGATTCATCCGAAGAGAGTGCCAGTCTCATTGCTGCCGGTGCTGACGTCGTACTCTATGCCGGGATTTCGGTTAACAGCCTGAGAGAGGCCATTGAAAGCATCCTGGAATCCAGGCGGCAGTTCAACCTTGACGACCGTTATGACCGGCAAGGTCGCATTAAGCCAAAAATCAGTGATTTTTTTTCCAAATCCCAGGAAATGCAGTTTTTTATGGCCGAGGTTCAGCAGATTATCCCCAGCGATTCCGCCCTGCTGATCCTGGGTGAAACCGGGGTTGGCAAGGAACACCTGGCCAAGGTCATTCATGCTGAAAGTCAACGCTCCGCTGGCCCGTTTATTACCGTCAATACGGCAGCCGTTCCCGATCAGCTGCTGGAAAGTGAGCTTTTTGGCCATGAGCGGGGCGCCTTTACCGGTGCTGTAAGATCGCGGCGGGGCGCCTTTGAACTGGCTCATCAGGGAACTATTTTTCTTGATGAAATCGGCGATATGCCGCTCCATATGCAGGCCAAACTGTTGCGGGTTTTGCAGGATTTTGAAGTGACCCCGGTAGGTGGTGAAAAACCTCTCTGGGTGGATGTCAGAATCATTGCTGCCACCAACCGTGACCTCGAGAAGGAGGTGGCCCAGGGAAATTTTCGCAGCGATCTCTATTACCGATTGAATGTCGTAACCTTGACAATCCCACCCCTGAGGCAGCGGAAGAATGATATTCCTTTCATGGCCGAAGCATTTGTTCGCTCACTGCTTAAAAAGGTCGGTCGTGGTCCGCAGGAGATCTCCGAAGAAGCTATGAAGGCGCTGTGCAGTTATGACTGGCCGGGAAATGTCCGTGAACTGATGAACGTCCTGGAAAGGGCGATGCTGCTTGGCAAGGGCAGGGAAATAACCACCAGGGACCTGCCCAGCATTTTTCATGGGACTCCGCAGATTAGTGGCAAAATTCTGCTTTCAGACAACGGTGATCCCAGCGCCTGGGATGGACTTACCTTGCCGCAGGTTCAGGCAGACATACTGTCCCAGGTTGAACGGCTCTACCTGGAGATGGTGCTGAAAAAAAGTTCAGGGCGTATTGGCGAGGCGGCCAGGATGGCCGGCATCCATCCCCGCAGCCTCTACAATAAGATGAAAATGCTGGGTCTTAAGAAAGAGTATTTTAAAAAGTAG
- a CDS encoding S-adenosylmethionine decarboxylase: MEPLSALAIDQQLPDVGLDVWGIASAIDIYDCDPEKIRDADYIRTFVAELCDFIEMRRFGETQVVHFGEDEKVAGYSMVQLIETSLISAHFANLTNATYLDVFSCKAYDPEAVRHFSQQWFGGKFSTLNVTFRR; the protein is encoded by the coding sequence ATGGAACCCCTATCAGCATTGGCTATTGACCAACAACTGCCAGACGTTGGCTTGGACGTATGGGGCATCGCCTCGGCAATTGATATTTATGACTGCGATCCGGAAAAGATCCGTGACGCTGATTATATACGCACGTTTGTCGCCGAGCTTTGTGATTTTATTGAGATGAGGCGTTTTGGCGAGACGCAGGTGGTACATTTCGGCGAGGATGAAAAGGTAGCCGGCTACTCCATGGTTCAGCTGATCGAAACGTCACTGATCTCAGCACATTTTGCCAACCTGACCAATGCCACCTACCTTGATGTTTTCAGCTGCAAAGCATACGATCCGGAAGCGGTTCGCCACTTTTCACAGCAGTGGTTCGGGGGAAAATTCAGCACGCTCAACGTTACCTTCAGGCGCTGA
- a CDS encoding GNAT family N-acetyltransferase translates to MISIRATSDLEECHRLWKNHWPRECLFDLWQLRTAFLAPFGRQPFFLVAEGGGKPLGLLALSWIAEKGYYGHFPGELWNGKTWLEQNKIIAASPTVSSALVDAVPGPVHVRYLQPGYCNLPDQPVQHDETGYLFSPADFNFSFATYLAHFPGKTRRKIERETRAINSQGVVISHNQLADVEKLFTLNLEAYKEWSYFADERFARAFENLVAWLWDQGLLRLTSVRIGGKLAAVDLGAVWQGTYTLLAGGTNGAFPGVAKVINLHHLEWSCAQRIKLVDFLCGDFNWKERFRLTARPLYAFSNMQAIDEPLDGREEEIAHAC, encoded by the coding sequence ATGATCAGCATACGAGCGACAAGCGACCTGGAGGAATGTCACCGGCTGTGGAAAAACCACTGGCCCCGGGAGTGCCTTTTTGATCTCTGGCAACTCCGCACAGCTTTTTTGGCGCCTTTCGGGAGACAGCCATTTTTCCTGGTTGCCGAAGGCGGCGGAAAACCGCTCGGCTTGTTGGCGCTCAGCTGGATTGCGGAAAAGGGTTACTATGGTCATTTCCCCGGGGAACTCTGGAACGGCAAAACCTGGCTTGAACAGAACAAAATCATTGCCGCCTCACCAACGGTCAGCTCAGCCCTGGTGGATGCTGTTCCGGGACCGGTGCATGTGCGCTATCTGCAGCCTGGCTACTGCAACCTGCCAGATCAACCGGTACAACATGATGAAACCGGCTATCTTTTTTCCCCCGCTGATTTCAACTTCTCTTTCGCCACCTATCTGGCCCATTTTCCCGGCAAGACACGGCGGAAAATAGAGCGAGAAACCAGGGCAATCAACAGTCAGGGGGTTGTCATCAGCCATAACCAGCTTGCCGATGTGGAGAAGTTATTCACTCTCAACCTGGAGGCTTACAAAGAGTGGTCCTACTTTGCCGATGAACGGTTTGCCCGGGCTTTTGAAAACCTTGTTGCATGGCTCTGGGATCAGGGTCTTCTGCGCCTGACCTCTGTGCGCATTGGCGGTAAACTGGCGGCGGTTGACCTGGGAGCCGTCTGGCAGGGCACCTACACACTGCTGGCCGGTGGCACCAATGGCGCTTTCCCCGGGGTTGCCAAGGTGATTAATCTCCACCATCTCGAATGGTCGTGTGCACAACGGATCAAGCTGGTGGATTTTCTGTGTGGAGACTTCAACTGGAAAGAACGTTTCCGCCTGACAGCCCGGCCATTGTATGCCTTCTCGAACATGCAGGCGATAGATGAGCCGCTGGACGGGCGAGAGGAGGAAATTGCCCATGCCTGCTGA
- a CDS encoding ATP-grasp domain-containing protein, with translation MPADRQVCVVGTTSDYIDWIRLHHPGEAFFLTDRLHRLQAREAAPDAAEELLCNLADYEDVRRSLRQQITTYGLHLEGIACFDCESLELAALLAKEHGFPYVSPHSIEVCRDKWATKKIWQQQGIRCPLVNQVSSAADIATFMANKAGAYVLKPLSGSGSELVFHCSDMDQGKRCLQIMHGALRNKATHRLYRAGHNGPDTIVIEEYIAGPEFSADFLIDEEGVEIIRLTEKSKASQAPFGTIRGYRLLSSPPAPVSIDKLCGIFAQAARALEISRAICMVDFIISNGEIVLLELTPRPGGDCLPALLRAASGFDILGFSLAFARHQTMQHLPPHDMPPMVGIRLLAHRSGIVKQINAERLERDPRVRDLAIIRSAGHRICLPPEDYDSWLLGHLVFMPAEKPGWVEQGQSMADQLTVEMVS, from the coding sequence ATGCCTGCTGACCGCCAGGTCTGCGTTGTCGGCACGACCTCCGACTACATTGACTGGATCAGGCTGCACCACCCCGGTGAAGCCTTTTTTCTTACAGACCGGCTTCATCGCCTGCAGGCCAGGGAAGCAGCACCTGATGCGGCCGAAGAGTTGCTTTGCAATCTTGCCGACTACGAGGACGTGCGGCGGAGTCTACGGCAGCAGATCACCACCTACGGCTTGCACCTTGAGGGCATCGCCTGTTTCGACTGCGAGTCACTGGAGCTTGCCGCTCTGCTGGCAAAAGAGCATGGTTTCCCTTACGTTTCGCCCCACAGCATTGAAGTTTGTCGGGATAAATGGGCAACCAAAAAAATCTGGCAGCAACAGGGCATCCGCTGCCCGCTGGTCAACCAGGTTTCATCTGCCGCCGACATCGCCACATTTATGGCAAACAAGGCCGGAGCATACGTCTTGAAGCCGCTTTCCGGCAGCGGCAGCGAGCTGGTTTTTCACTGCAGTGATATGGATCAGGGGAAACGGTGCCTGCAGATCATGCATGGGGCCTTGAGGAATAAGGCAACGCATCGTTTATATCGCGCAGGCCACAACGGTCCTGATACCATTGTCATTGAAGAATATATTGCGGGTCCTGAGTTCAGCGCTGACTTCCTGATTGACGAAGAAGGGGTTGAGATCATCCGGCTGACGGAAAAAAGCAAGGCCTCCCAAGCGCCGTTCGGCACCATCCGGGGATACCGGCTGCTGTCCTCGCCGCCAGCGCCGGTCAGCATCGACAAGCTTTGCGGTATTTTTGCCCAGGCAGCCAGGGCCTTGGAGATTTCGCGGGCCATCTGCATGGTCGATTTCATCATCAGCAACGGCGAGATCGTCCTGCTGGAATTAACCCCGAGGCCGGGGGGAGACTGCCTGCCGGCGCTGCTTCGTGCAGCCAGCGGATTTGACATTTTGGGTTTCAGCCTGGCCTTTGCCAGGCACCAGACAATGCAACATCTTCCGCCTCACGATATGCCACCCATGGTCGGGATTCGTTTGCTCGCCCACCGGAGCGGGATTGTCAAACAGATTAACGCTGAGCGCCTGGAGCGCGACCCCCGGGTGCGCGACCTCGCCATCATCCGTTCAGCCGGACATCGCATCTGCCTGCCGCCGGAAGATTATGATTCCTGGCTTCTCGGACACCTTGTTTTCATGCCGGCCGAGAAACCGGGATGGGTGGAACAAGGTCAGTCCATGGCCGACCAACTGACGGTTGAGATGGTTTCCTAA